One genomic region from Solwaraspora sp. WMMD792 encodes:
- a CDS encoding helix-turn-helix domain-containing protein yields MNTEVSRRADDRPTPARPLERRAGMPAGQLERRARVHAALGDPARLAMVDLLHLGDAAPGELGRRLGLPSNLVAHHVKVLQEAGLLRRARSEGDRRRSYLQLVPDVLAGLAPPPLAGVERVVFVCTHNSARSQLAAALWQRTGPTPAASAGTRPATRVHPRAVALARRLDLDLDPARTAHVSAVVGDGDLVVAVCDNAHEELTGAGAPDLHWSVPDPVRVDTDAAFEAAYADLAGRVHRLAPAITSRATAPTSTGAHHV; encoded by the coding sequence ATGAACACTGAGGTAAGTCGCCGTGCCGACGACCGGCCGACACCCGCCCGCCCGCTGGAGCGGCGTGCCGGGATGCCCGCCGGGCAACTGGAGCGGCGCGCCCGGGTGCACGCCGCGCTCGGCGACCCGGCCCGGCTGGCCATGGTCGACCTGCTGCACCTCGGCGACGCCGCCCCCGGCGAGTTGGGTCGACGGCTCGGGCTGCCGAGCAACCTGGTCGCCCACCACGTCAAGGTCCTGCAGGAAGCAGGCCTGCTGCGCCGCGCCCGGTCCGAGGGTGACCGCCGCCGCAGCTACCTGCAACTGGTGCCGGACGTCCTCGCCGGGCTGGCACCACCGCCGCTGGCCGGCGTCGAGCGGGTGGTCTTCGTCTGCACCCACAACTCGGCCCGTTCCCAGCTCGCCGCAGCGCTCTGGCAACGCACCGGTCCGACCCCGGCCGCCTCAGCCGGCACCCGACCGGCGACCCGGGTGCACCCCCGGGCGGTGGCGCTGGCCCGCCGGCTCGACCTCGACCTCGACCCGGCCCGCACCGCACACGTGTCGGCCGTCGTCGGCGACGGCGACCTGGTCGTCGCCGTCTGCGACAACGCCCACGAGGAGCTAACCGGGGCCGGTGCGCCCGACCTGCACTGGTCGGTGCCGGACCCGGTCCGGGTGGACACCGACGCCGCCTTCGAAGCCGCGTACGCCGACCTCGCCGGCCGGGTCCACCGGCTGGCACCCGCCATCACCAGCCGGGCCACCGCCCCCACGTCCACCGGAGCCCACCATGTCTGA
- a CDS encoding arsenate reductase ArsC → MSDVTDAVRPDLSIDQQVALRTAATRLAREFDGTYNTETIERFLASSYDQFATGSTIPNYLPLLAERFARQRLQALARVEGLHYDGRPVVLFLCTHNAGRSQMALGFLTHLAGDTVVAWSGGSEPGHEVNRAAIAAMAERGIDISGEYPKPWTDEVVRAADVVVTMGCGDACPVFPGTRYENWELDDPAGQDVDGVRPIRDEIERRVRRLLDDLQKVENA, encoded by the coding sequence ATGTCTGACGTCACCGACGCCGTCCGCCCCGACCTGTCCATCGACCAGCAGGTGGCGCTGCGTACCGCAGCGACCCGGCTGGCCCGGGAGTTCGACGGCACCTACAACACCGAGACGATCGAACGGTTCCTGGCGTCCAGCTACGACCAGTTCGCCACCGGCAGCACCATCCCCAACTATCTGCCGCTGCTCGCCGAGCGGTTCGCCCGGCAACGGCTGCAGGCCCTGGCCCGGGTCGAGGGCCTGCACTACGACGGCCGCCCGGTGGTGCTCTTCCTGTGCACCCACAACGCCGGCCGCAGCCAGATGGCGCTCGGGTTCCTCACCCACCTGGCCGGGGACACGGTGGTCGCCTGGTCCGGCGGCAGCGAGCCGGGCCACGAGGTCAACCGGGCGGCGATCGCGGCGATGGCCGAACGCGGCATCGACATCTCCGGCGAGTACCCGAAGCCGTGGACCGACGAGGTGGTCCGCGCCGCCGACGTGGTGGTCACCATGGGCTGCGGTGACGCCTGCCCGGTCTTCCCCGGCACCCGGTACGAGAACTGGGAGCTGGACGACCCGGCCGGGCAGGACGTCGACGGCGTACGGCCGATCCGCGACGAGATCGAGCGCCGGGTCCGCCGGCTGCTGGACGACCTACAGAAAGTGGAGAACGCGTGA
- a CDS encoding aquaporin, protein MNPIALWRRLLAEFAGTALLVTSVVGSGVMAQTLSPDDVGLQLLQNSIATAFALGALILIFGPVSGGHFNPVVSTADWFLGRRSRTGLTLPDLTGYVAAQVAGGVAGAILANLMFALPAVTWSAKERSAGNLWLGEVVATAGLVLLVFALARSGRAGAAPAAVGAYIGAAYWFTSSTSFANPAVTIGRGFTDTFAGIQPASIPAFLVAQVVGLAVGVALLLALYPGVGRAADQVVVPAEPAEPADPAQPGGSATDEADDLATVRR, encoded by the coding sequence GTGAACCCGATCGCACTCTGGCGACGGCTGCTGGCCGAGTTCGCCGGCACCGCCCTGCTGGTCACCTCGGTGGTCGGTTCCGGGGTGATGGCCCAGACGTTGTCGCCGGACGACGTCGGGCTGCAGCTGCTGCAGAATTCGATCGCCACCGCCTTCGCGCTCGGCGCGCTGATCCTGATCTTCGGCCCGGTCTCCGGCGGGCACTTCAACCCGGTCGTCTCGACCGCCGACTGGTTCCTCGGGCGACGCAGCCGCACCGGTCTGACCCTGCCGGATCTGACCGGCTACGTCGCCGCGCAGGTGGCCGGCGGCGTCGCCGGGGCGATCCTGGCCAACCTGATGTTCGCCCTGCCGGCGGTGACCTGGTCGGCCAAGGAGCGGTCGGCGGGCAACCTGTGGCTCGGCGAGGTGGTCGCCACCGCCGGTCTGGTCCTGCTGGTCTTCGCGCTGGCCAGGTCGGGCCGGGCCGGCGCGGCACCGGCCGCGGTCGGTGCCTACATCGGTGCCGCCTACTGGTTCACCTCGTCGACGTCGTTCGCCAACCCGGCGGTGACGATCGGCCGGGGCTTCACCGACACCTTCGCCGGCATCCAGCCCGCCTCGATCCCGGCGTTCCTGGTCGCCCAGGTCGTCGGGCTCGCCGTCGGAGTCGCCCTGCTGCTGGCGCTCTACCCGGGGGTGGGACGCGCCGCCGACCAGGTCGTGGTGCCGGCCGAGCCCGCCGAGCCGGCAGATCCCGCCCAGCCGGGCGGATCGGCGACCGACGAGGCCGACGACCTGGCGACCGTCCGACGCTGA
- a CDS encoding arsenate reductase ArsC — MAAGWLRHLGGDAVEVRSAGSAPAESVNPAAVEVMREVGIDITDQTPKRLEWSTAESSDVIVTMGCGDACPVFPGKRYEDWQLTDPAGKGVEAVRPIRDEIRRRVEALLADLVPARRVS; from the coding sequence ATGGCCGCCGGCTGGCTGCGTCACCTCGGCGGCGACGCGGTCGAGGTCCGCTCGGCCGGCTCGGCGCCGGCCGAGTCGGTCAACCCGGCGGCGGTCGAGGTGATGCGCGAGGTCGGCATCGACATCACCGACCAGACCCCGAAGCGGCTGGAGTGGTCCACCGCCGAGTCCTCGGACGTGATCGTCACGATGGGCTGCGGCGACGCCTGCCCGGTCTTTCCCGGCAAGCGGTACGAGGACTGGCAGTTGACCGACCCGGCCGGCAAGGGCGTCGAGGCGGTCCGGCCGATCCGCGACGAGATCCGCCGCCGGGTCGAGGCGCTGCTCGCCGACCTGGTCCCGGCGCGCCGGGTCAGCTGA